The sequence tcgtaccctgccatcacgtttttgaatagaaagtatgcgaaatatataattttcacatataattaaaattttcataagtaggcattaacgtgacacatcgaggcgaacacatattttttctataaatataatacttttgtaaaaaaaaaataaagaagaccgttttctactgtaccctgccttgtcacaacgcgacactgctcaagttttcgctctataaattattaaattgcagttttatgataataaaatatcgttttttgtacagaatagactactatattcttaaatatacgttgcacgggatgtttcgattacttttgaacactaattttcacctttaaagtttgtccagcgatattttctccatatcctgtacgtccgcggtattgcacctcactcacacacagaaagtcttattgaggccctaatatacgtaaaacacgtagccagtatggttctagccgccggtgtaaaggtttgtgtgtgaggtgctgcggtcttgtggttagaagttttcaaagtgtgacgttcggagtttgtaacaggtatgtccactttattctggcatgattattttaaaatattaatacggcagtttttttaccaataacattttaatgttgtattgaagtataactatgtatattaaaattatgacagttgtattatcaacagtttcggagataatatctagttaatcggattttcactacaccctgtgtaactttatcctgccatcactctgcagggtaaagtgactgttgacaggataaagaaatacaagtaaaaaaagctattttgacatggtttttactaacttgcaatgtatgcatgtatgtatgtttgtatgtatgttgaggtcaaatcttgcaacccaatttgaagcagaaatattcaaccgactgagctaaaattttgtatacacgctgcggatgacgttcgcatataagcgccgatatggggcattgggtccttcgatattgggcaatagtctgctcagcgccgaagcagtcccgtcgaggctaggaaccaatttgataaaatgttcctcggagtaccaattttggtttgaatttaagcccaagtacttaatttggggcgtaagagggaccgcctcaccgccaataggcaaggcaacatccctatcgctcttgcatataggcattacagaaccagattgcatttcgatcggcgtatagcgtcaacgattatcattttggctaggtcggcagcaatcactttcttcgGACAGAAGCCAATCTTTccttcgaaaaccacgtcatcggtcgtggcaagtaacaccgcaagcccaaacaaattaatgcgcctaactgtgagctcagttgccactgtggctcttcttattatcctggtactttcttcccctcacggctactattttgtcatcggcataacaaatggtgatcatattatgcggagaagttggactactctgatagccaagtcaaagccgatgctccagagcaggcgcccagtaccgacccctgtggaaaactgtgggtaggttatgattattatgaatatgcatgtgggtaagaagaagaataaagaagtcagtcttgatttgagcacgtagtctcattgacctgtccctatacgtttatatggcgcagccggtaggaacaccacactccattcgtctttctaggcatcttcctcctgattcattgagcagtactctatctgcaaggtaatgccctatggtgaatgatgatcttcaaatagaaaggcgcatcgtggaagcaatgcgcctattttattaccacataaggaagaaagccgaagtaattggcaatgtcaagagatactgcgatagctccctgccttttctctgctaccagaccgctgtatttatgcagcgcatcaattgcgtctatcgcttctcccagaacccgatctctgatgtttgggcacgtgtctttcaaaatgcgtgcacagcagtagatgagacttacgatgatgcgctcaacatcgtgccagtttcatctaggagggcaatgggacggtatcctaagggacagtcagctggactaccctttttcGAAAGAcacagtctgcccaccttccaacgagaatatataccctctcggaggcagtcgtcaatgtggccacgtaatctacttccaagatgtttaaagagccaaggcacaccgtccggccctagagtggccctcattttaaatactgacctcattatctcgacatatgttaccaaggagacatcaaggagacgaaccaactcttccactggggcagccattgcaggcattacatgcacaagtacaactcacattgtgaatcatgatatgtgctttgttgttttacaagactgtgattgtaggtacttatttatttattctttattgcacataaaaaagtacaaaatggtgtacataatgccttaaggcattctctaccagtcaaacactgcaggcatcgtgactgaaaataataatcagatatcacttactgtacttcaactgttttgaataaaaaataatggatattgtttaaaaaaatacttttttttgcttttgtttctacttaaagaaaaaaaattgaatcctaacgaaatcataatagtcgatatacgttgaattattagtggtaaacttgttttttttattcaaactctctttatcctgccacgttttccctgctaccctgtctattcactttctcctgtatgtctaaaatttcaactcgctataacttctacgtttttacgactatttcgttccctcctgAAAATTCCGTATTATTGATGtactcaaaaacatatttaaatccaaaaaggtacaaaaaaccattttcattttttttcattcactttaccctgacggtgccacttttttgagaacgaacctAAATGCACCTTAGTACTTTATGCACACGTTATTTAAGAAAAGTCCAAAAATACTTGTATCAAGATCGTAGATCTCAATGTACAGCCAATTAAGACTACAAATCCTAACTTCACAAATTCTACACATTAGTTAAAACTCACGGCCTATgcagttttttcagtacagatggtgcttttttacgcactagtgctagaagtggttcattttttgtcaggtcgaaacttcggagggccatcaggccccgtagccgaatggcatttctccgacgccaaacgaaagcgatacgccgctggctctgtcgcgccaatacgcaagcgcgatagagatagatatctactagcgcttcgtttcgtgagcgtttcgtgagcgattgtgccattcggctagccaccctgtactgaaaaacgtcgtacaatacatgTGCAAAAGGGAagtacgaaacgagtggcgataaattaaaacacgaccgaagggagtgttttaaatcgacacgagacttttttacgcacttgtatcgtaatttactattttgACAGGCGCATACGCCCATTAAAAGTAATCATGTCAATGTATCCGCAGCTTTAGAAATACTACACTTCAATGAATGCGTTTTGCGGTAATTGACGATCTCGCAATCAGCTAATTGCTCAGCGTTCTGAGTAATTAACGTGATTACGTAATTTGAAGTCTGAACTATATCATGAAATAGGTATATTCAGTATTATGTGTAATTTAATATATAAGTGGTcttgtaaataataaattaaaattacaggAGTTATAACCAGCTACTTTTTTGTGTGGCGTGCTATGACAAAAGAGTACATGCTTTTGGTGCAGTAAGTACGTTTTCATCTAAAATTCCAAAAGATACCTTACTGCAGATACAGAACAAGGACCCTTTAGGCATAGAATGACATGATTACATATAATCAAATAAGAAACTGGTCTTTGCTACGCAATGAGGACCAGGTTCTTACTTGGTTACCTATCTCCTACTGTCTTGCAGTGCCTTTTCCTTGTAAAACGCTATCTCCTTTactttaatcttttttttttatggactgatcggcgattgaccctagtcacaccagtaggcctagcacatgatggccgcgagagtatgtcgccgcgagatagatgacacgtcttcttctaactgtattaatgacataaggacgggtagtctatctcgcggcgacatactctcgcggctatcatgtgctaaccctgctgatgggaagtgaagacagagtctaagatggagctcaccgattcagtaatagcctattcactctacgtttaaagagaccgaggtcgtatttctcTGGGAACACCGATGCTGGGAGCGCATTCCACTCCTTTGCAGTCCGCATTACAAAGGATGAGGCAAATCGCTTTGTGCGGATAAATGGAACACTAACCACATACGGGTGCATTCGTTCCCCTCGCCTGGACGTCCGAAGATGGAAAGGAGAAGGAGGAATTAGGTCGTGCAGTTCTTGAGCGCACTCCCAGAATGTATCCGGTAGAATATCGACAGACAAGCGACTCGACGGCGATGTTCTAGGGTCTGCAATTTTGCCTTAATAGTAGGGTCATCGCCGAAGAGCCTATGTGCCCGACGCTCTATCGCATCCAGGGCCGCCAGCTGATACTTGGCGGAACCGTCccaaaggtgacagcagtaTTCCACGCACGATCGGACCTGTGCTTGGTACAGGGAGATAAGCTGATTCGGCGTGAAATACCGCTTCACCTTAAATAGGACACCAAGTTTTTTGGCAGCATTTTTAGCCCTGGACTCTATGGTCGACCCAAAGTTTAGGTTGGACTTCAAGCTTACACCGAGAAGTTCTAAGTGGTCGGTCAGCGGAAGGGACACATTCTGGAAAGTGGGAGCCAAGGTAAATTGGCTCCGCTTAGCGGTGAATAAACACGCCTGGATTTTGGTGGCGTTAAATCCAACCAAATTGGCCTCGCCCCAGCTGGATACGGCGTCCAGGGACAAGTTCAGGCGTTCCACCATCGCTTCCCTGAGGGATCTGGTGTCATTCACACTGGCCCTCGCATCGGAAAGATATCTTTCCGTGACCGTGCTGTCATCCGCATACCCAACGATACCGGGCTTAAGCAGGTCATTGATGTGCAGCAAAAAGAGGGTCGCGGAGAGAACTGAGCCCTGAGGGACCCCGGCGTTTATAGCCAACAGATCAGATGAGCACCCGTCTAGGACAACTCGAATAGATCGGTCCCTCAGGAAGTCAGTGATCCAGGAGCGCAGGCCAGGCGAAATTCCGTAGGCGCTCAGCTTGCATATTAGGCAGTCGTGCCACACTCTGTCGAAGGCCTTGGAAATGTCGAGGGACACGGCTACAGCCTCTCCGTCTGCAGTTGCACAGATATCTGATTTctgacatatttttaaatgaaaggAAAAATAGAATAATTTACACCCCCGGcaagactcgaacctgcgaccatGCATTAATTGCCGATGACGGTGCCACCAACATAGCCAGGAAAACCTGTTGGATACGTGCCAATatttccatgccttccctcagtTCCTAAACGCCTTAGGGTGGCATTGCAACCGATTTCTTAGTTAATACAACTACAACCTAATTCTAAATTGCACAATTTGTTGTTCCAGGTACTCCAAACTGTCTACTTCACCGTGTCAGTCCTGAATGACTACGTCGGCACCAACGTGGACCACCCCAAGCATACCTCCATCCTCCGCTCAATCAAGGACAAGCTTTTCATCCTCGCCTTCCCCGTGGCCCTCTACGTCACCTCGGCCTTCTGGGGCATCTACGCCGTCGACAAAGACCTCATCTTCCCCGACAAAATAGCCAACGCTATCCCTTCATGGGTCAACCATACTATGCACACATTCATTCTCCTTTTCATCGTTTTAGAACTAGTTATCACTTATAGGAGATACCCTTCCAGAGCGGTCGGCTACTCGATCGTCATTCTTTTCAATCTGACATACACCTTCTGGTTCCATTGCATTTATTATCAGACCGGGGTGTGGGTGTACCCTATTTTTAATGTGCTCAACTGGCCCGCTAGGGTTGGCTTCGTAATCGCCAGCACCACTTTCGCGCTCGGATTCTACTTAGTCGGAGAGAAGATGAACAAACTTGTGTGGACGAAGGTTGATAAGCGGAAGGTGAAGAGCAAATAAGTGTTAAGAATGTTAAGTAATATGTTAAATTATACAAAGACTGTCTTCCCAATGCCTTTGTTTCATTTTTTCTTTTGGATTTTTCCCCGCAGACATGCATTTTTTCCTatcatacagagtggggcctgtaacaaaggcgaagaattgaactctagactattctccttatactgatcaacatttgttcggcgacttttaaaaataacttgtattttgatttttatcacccttgaaagttttttctaagaggtaatgtattgcgaattctgttaagtctaaagtgtgacaacgtcaatgacaacaataatggcgtacattgaagctaatatttattttgtatgaaaaattaaaaatttaaagacttcataatttttaaaagtcactgaacaaatgttgatcagtataaggagaatagcctacagttcaattcttcgcctttgttacaggccccactctgtatatttagAATGACGCTAATATATATTACACTCCTACGTCTATCGGTTCCTTTTAGTTCAATCGATTTTTGCTTTATACTtgcaaataaacaaaatatgatAGCTTTTATCATTTGTTCAAACATAAGTATCTATTTATCAGATCtacatgttttattaaatatagataattAAGCGATGTCCGATGTTTTGATCGACATTTTTATCACATACCAGataaatagataaattttagttgaccttagtgcgttttcacattatccgatccaatatcggatgtaggaccgtgcctttgaaatccttgcGACATttgacatcggatcggataatgtgaaaacgcactcatAGTGTATGTTTATAATTGTGCAAATAAATTGTGAATATGAATGACAGATCTAAATcgtatatttataaactttaaaaacctatattttatacaaatgcGTCCCAATTaggtccccccccccccccccaatatTATGTAATGTCTCAGTATAGCAGGGTAAGCAGGAGcgactcactccgcgattctatcaccgcgctaccgtatatttataaactttaaaaacctatattttatacaaatgcGTCCCAATTaggtccccccccccccccaatatTATGTAATGTCTCAGTATAGCAGGGTAAGCAGGAGcgactcactccgcgattctatcaccgcgctacaagtacatctcggtggccgcgagttcggggcccattcagtggtgacgacgttcgcgcggcgcaataaaattcaatgtcggctgctagcgtgcggtccgtttgttaatgtaggtaagaatttagaatgccGGCACtttatgaacatcaaaggacttctgtaggtacttatactattatacatatattatgttgtAAGTACTATTATAGAGGTATATTCTGTGATTATAGATAACACAATGATGCAGAATATCACCCAATACACATTGATACTAATAgatgggcattaactcgttaattcgttaatcgttaattaacgaagttaacatttcgattaacggattaacttttaagttaactttaaaaaaacggACTcattaacttccgttaaatttattCTAGTCCATTAACCATTAATCTAGCACGGCAGGCGCCAGCGGCGCAGCGAAAAATACGTTGTGAACACTACCGAAATAGGTACTGCAAATTGATCGATttaccggtaaatcctaggcTTCACCGATGTCGTTcgttaaaaatacgaaattatattatacatatatacactAGTATTTTTACCAACGCTTTTTTTACCAACATTGATTCAGTGAATCCTAAGTTTTTACCATGGCGATTGTGCCAGGGCCGCTAATTGGAGCACAATTTATGACCGCATTCACTTCAAACAATATTTGTTAACATTTCGGGCTTTACCTATTTACATCAGGGATGTTTTGAGAGGTTTTGCTGTCCTGTATAGTAACATAACACAATAaaagatttatttagttatgtttgttaaaaatatataaccataaaatttaattaatgtaAAAGTTGGAAAATTACAATAGCTAATAACTAAACACTAATAacgaaaaaaaacttaaaactatccATTACAATAAAATGGATTATTGATGCCAgtaaaattcaatttttatcacgtgttaacggattatcgattaactttaactttttttttttttatactacgtcggtggcaaacaagcatacggcccgcctgatgtaaagcggtcaccgtaacctatggacgcctgcaactcgaacagtgtcacaagcgcgttgccaccctattagaaacttgtacactcccttttgctgtgttaagtacacagcaaaaaggaatgtacaagttctaaggagggttcgggttgccgacgactcaaaggacaatagacggaacaagttagttccgtaagtcctcccgtcatcagcacaccgcaccctcgttgagctctggcagccttactcaccggcaggaacacaacactatgagtagggtctagtgctatttggctgcggtcttctgtaaggcggaggtactaccccagttgggctctgctctagattcgagcgagacgatatccgctgtactgtgccctaccacacaaagcggaatatcattcgctatgccctacctcctctcctatgccctacctcctctcctatgccctacctcctctcctatgccctacctcctctcctatgccctacctcctctcaacttccgttaaatttgtcgaaatgtacctatcgctttaacgattaacgaagttaacttttttagtaacggattaacgattatcgaagttaactatttgattaacggtgcccagctatgttgATACTACGAGTAGCACGACACAACGCTTAATTACAATTTATAAATTACTGATCATTATAAAACTGGATATTTAGGTAAGTTTCTCAGGTGCATAAAATTTATTCCCGATAACCACGACAagataaaaagtataaaaacgcATATGCCCAAGTGGTCCCTGAAAAGAACTCATTTGTGAAGTCAATACTCGTCCACTATACTCACCGCAATATTAAGTGGCGACTGCTGGTATAATGCTATCCCTTTTATTTCTCTGGTCTCCATTAGCATGAAAGAGATAGCAATATGACTTCGGTAGTGCAACAAAATGCTTCCATCGGGATTCCATTCAAAGAGTCACCATCACTCGTATCTGTCGTTTTGCGGTGAAAAATCACCGTTGAAAATGGCGTCGAAAATTTCATGCTCTCGTTAGAAAATATGCAGTTGGTTTTTAGTAAAAATAGGGCAAAAAAAGTAAGGATAGGGCCAAGGGCAGTAGCTAGAATTCAAATTAAAGTTGTTAATTATTGGTAGAGTGTAGTACTGTGCAATAATGTAGTAGTGCTACATTATTAAAGTCGATGGTGATTCTCAATGTATTGCCCCAGAATACCTAACTACACGCTCTGGAAATAGTGTATTTGACTAAATTTGAAACAAATGATGTCACAGTAagcataaaataataaagtactagaagcttaataaaaatgaagacagaatttagttttacaatcgTACAGAACTAGGTGTATAAAGAGTAACTTAACAATCACTGCCGTGACGACatgcatttcatataaattctataGTAATAAATTGTTTTGACAATTCGACAAAAAGTAGCTGATTTAAATGGTAGCTAAGTACCCTTCGCCTTCGTGTAATTTTGACTGAACATTCGCGTTTGTATATAACGCAAATTTTATTGATTGATGAATTCGTAGTCTGCACGCTTAGTTCGCATTTtcggtaataaataaaaaaattgtttatttcggacCAATTAAAAATCCATAGAATTTGTTCATATAGACTTAATATCTAGGTTGTTAGTGACTTAATATCCTAAGGGTAGTTCTACAACTatgctttatttataataaaatttactaaactaaactaactaaACATGTATGCGACATGCCCTACTTAATACTACTTATCTCTCTTAGCGGGCAGTCGAGTCGCTCTGCCAACGTTCTCAGCATAAGACCGATATTTTTCGTGCCCATACGACCCGTCCTTACGAAGCACTAAATAAGTCAGTGGATTTTAGTATTTCGTTTTTAGCCTGAAGTGCAGATTGGATAGGGATTGAAAAGTGACATGTAGGTGGGAGAAGGTCTGATACAGACAGACATTTGTATGGAAACTGTGCTGTCTGCGTGTAGTCAGCTTTCGCGTTTggtttaaatatgtaaattactgtcaggtgccgtagccgaatggcatttctgcgacgcgaaacgaaaacgtaacgccgcgaaaggtagtctgactctgtcgcgccaatacgcacgagtgacagagatagatatctacgagcgtttcgtttcgtgagcgtttgtgccattagGCTATTACGCACCCTGGTCGCCTAGCCAAGGTCACAATCTCGTAAGCTTATCGTAGCTACCCTTTCtcgaaaaaaggtaaaattatATAATCACCTTCGACCTgtaagtgactttaaatatgtgtacaaaactCGAGAATTTAAGTGTTATAAAAAATCTTTGTCCCATTATGTAAAAAGGTTCTTTGACCGCCAAGAAATATAAACACAGCAAGTAAACACTTGCAAAAAGTGAATTAATATGCACCcctgtttatttttaagctaACGATTTAGCACCGAGCACGCGTAGGGCGTGAAGTCGTCAAGCGTGAGTCGCGACTTATTTGTATGTGACTAGAAAATGGCGggacgtaagtgcgttttcacattatccgatccgatatcggatgtgggaaggatttcaatagtaaaaatcaaagatggcggcttaaatgtataggatatcggtcctacgtgAGTCGCGACGTCTTGGCATATACTACTCTTGTAGGCCTAGCAcgtgattgccgcgagagtatgtcaccgcgagatagatcagatgtcttcttctaactgcactaatgacataaggacgggtagtctatctcgcggcgacatactctcgcggcaatcatgtgctaaccctctTGGTCACCCAGGGAGGTGAGGGGGGCAAAAAACGGCAGTAGTTATGGTCACGTAGTTTGGGGATATTTCCTAACTtcgtttttttatactacgtcggtggcaaacaagcatacggtccgcctgatggaaagcattCACCGTAACCTAGCAGGCAATTAAAtttggtcgcgcgatagacgataaaatatcaggccgtccctatcgcactattagtaagtgctaCCCGtgctatggacgcctgcaactcaagaagtgtcacatgcgcgttgccaacccattagaaacttgtacactcccttttgctgtgataagtacacagcaaaaaggagtatacaagttctaaggagggttgccgacgactcaaaggacaatagaccgaacaaattagttccgtacgtAGGTACAAAAAAATCGTTCCGTCGTTTTGAAATTTGACATAATTTTGTAGTTACACGTTGGAGTTTGCGTGaag is a genomic window of Leguminivora glycinivorella isolate SPB_JAAS2020 chromosome 6, LegGlyc_1.1, whole genome shotgun sequence containing:
- the LOC125227265 gene encoding androgen-induced gene 1 protein-like, yielding MLLRLFHVCVASLFWYTIWYDLSYVNIPFPNKAYEEYPLRGRTTFLTFWCLVLQTVYFTVSVLNDYVGTNVDHPKHTSILRSIKDKLFILAFPVALYVTSAFWGIYAVDKDLIFPDKIANAIPSWVNHTMHTFILLFIVLELVITYRRYPSRAVGYSIVILFNLTYTFWFHCIYYQTGVWVYPIFNVLNWPARVGFVIASTTFALGFYLVGEKMNKLVWTKVDKRKVKSK